The Primulina huaijiensis isolate GDHJ02 chromosome 6, ASM1229523v2, whole genome shotgun sequence genomic sequence GGATGGCTTGTTCGAAGGCCCTAGGGTTTTCTAGTTGGAAATTAAAtcaaaacatggctcacggggatCGATTCGTGGTTTACGAgagttaaaataatataaaagtctaagttttgaatttaagaattttatattaaagtttgaaatttttcgggATGAAAACGCCTTCAAAtgactaattacgaattaattaaaaaactagtatttaagctaaataaaattatgagaattttaatttaagcttaaataattatttgagaaatgttagagtcaatgaaattaagaaaaagtcaaaaaacatgaaattttacgtccatgagtaaaacgataattttgcacccgaaaattagtaaacgtcatggcagtgtcctaaatgctgttttatatgctagtatgattattttaaatgtttatgaatttgtatacattaaattatgatttttaaatgttcatggatttgtACGATTTAatcttgacatttaaaagacatgttgcattcttggtttaaaagaaaaacaatattatatgcttgtttttattaagtggtgggCATGcgaatgttgaaggacgtgaagagattgtgactaatacgatgatatgttagaaatatcatgagggttatggtcccagtgggagcccgacgatcgtgtttccttggttacggatacgaatacgttaatatgttaatacgttggtcaaggctcagttgactggtgagagtgttGTTGATGTCCCTGTCGTCCAATACTGTggttttatgtagatggatccatcgtccagtacgaatacgaatacaagtcacaatcacgatctgaattcaacaaagacgaatatgaatatgttaatatgaatatgtcaatatgaatatgttgttaTGCAAATGCTTATGTTTAATGTTTacgcattattatgaaaatgttagtttaagtacaagtatttttcactgttgtatgtgatctgtatatgtattacttgttatcaagaatatgatatgttgagtctttagactcactaggtgtgattgatgcaggtgatattgataattatgatattggaggtcttgatggttgactttgctggactgtcggtgctcATAACCAGAGGACCTGCGCTTCTACTTTctgcatttaagtttatgatttacgttaaagattttaagacaatttatttatgctttttgagagatttttgagaggtttagtatgggctacacttttcaattttattgctttttaggtttggcaaaatatttgacgattttatgctttaagatatttctttggattttcaaatactacttggttgttttattttaaaatggtgtcaagatatttttatgcatgtataTGTTGGGTTCGGCCGAAATAAGttaggtttaaaaaaaaaattagtattttttaagcaaaacgaatagcagacgtttcaataattgagtctcactgtacgatcataGCTttgcgcctataaatagaagacgagatcagtgaagaccaagGAACAACAAAAGTGTGAAGAAGGGAACACTTAAAGTCTTATCAGCTTAGAATATAAGCCCTTTTCCcttagtgtgtgagaacaccttcccgtgtattcattgttcagttctcacacacgctcacactatcactcacatatatcagAGAGTAGAGCTTAAAAGATCAGTTGAATgtgtcttgcacaaagacataaaacatgtgtatgtagtcttttaTACAAAGACGTTAAataagtgttggctggaaggtgctgccttcagtttAGTCTAGGAGTTCCGTTAGCCATTAGGGTAAGTCCTAAACTGAGTGGGTGTGCACAaagtattgtataaatcaaagttttctagtgaatcctacccgaggtggtagaaggggtgacgtaggagcagttgaagtctccgaacatccataaacatatcttgtgttatttctgtttaactgcttgtttttttgttcttaattgatttgatcagttcagctgatatcagttcagttctgtccataactgaactgatacaagccAGAACTGATCCCATgtaattttcagttattcagtttcaCAGGTTATAAAACcgatcagttttcttaacgaaagattacttcgagtgtttttcACTTGGTTTGTAaccaaactcgatctaattcatcggtgattttattcttagaacacgagctattgcagctcattgatttattgtgtttaaaGCACCTCGAAGGTGCTGAGCAAATGATCCATCTTCACGGTTTTATCTAATTATGGCATTATGCTTTATCTATATACCAATGgaagttgcatagataaagtcattgaatATAAAATAAGTACCATGAGGTCAGCCTCACAACGTAAGATCGTGAAACttattaggaagtgtaccgtatattctaaacaagttcttaatcgaatcagccgcctaaaataaggataaatgtcgcttgagctttagactagcatatgtgatataaatgtcatgtttcattggtaaaggCATGGAAATGCCCATTCATACAAATGTGTGAttatatgatgatgcactgaacaaccctcgcTCGAattgtccaagtggttctcacttatcgagtggaatagtccgcggttatggttgtacactattaatcctttgacccgggacaatataggggctatacgtactagcatacACTTTGATCcattaccgactccattgagggacatcaggtggcgaggttgggtgtagtttcgaaaaaCGCATGAGCAAATGTATTGTATTCGGAGATTCACCGtttgcctacgggtgaagatatcatatgtgatctgatgagttaatagtgcaaggagtctctggccagagcaaaaAATGTACTTTAAGGAAAAGTATTTTTCTGGTTGCACATAtcatgccactattagtactcaaagataaatcacatcgttatcgaattcatttgcaactctcgatatatcaatAGTTGCATATTCGACCGGGATATATGTATTGAAAGGACTGTAatatacgctaaccataacttaaggttcttgcaggcactatcagtgatacctaagggATCATGGGGTGATGCTATTAgaagctcttaccatgatcctatgggtgcaatcagaaatgagtttctaacattcttgatcaaggagttgatgaaaagaatgaagcTCATTTGGGTAAGTCAAAATAAGaataatgttattttgaatcacatgaagATATGAATTTACGACTAGCTATATCCCTAAATcattgagagtcacacaagtatcggagtCTATGTTCCCATTGAGAAAGTCaaagttcaaagaattgaaTTTGAgaactatagtttgatggagatcaaacaaaatgcttataaaggagtccataagatggaagaaatggaagttgaCTACCAATATGTACCGATTCTCATAAAATATTCAAGAAGAATCTATAATTAATTatctaataaattaattatataaattaaataaccattatttaatttaattaatatgtccatgtatgtattaaatatgcatgtgtaaatatattaatgtttatactatatgaagatataaaatatgtatgtatataaataatattaatatatcatgtattatcaaATGTTGATAAAAACAtggtataataataataataataataataataatatgataattttttttaataaaaattaagagtCCTGTTTAGACAAGGATTAAGAATACTAATGGAAGATATATTTTTGATAGGTCAGAAATCGCACTCTATTAAAATACAATGAGGGGACAGAAAACATAGAGAATTTTTGTACTCGCACAAAAGTTCACAAAAATTCTCCCCACTTCCAATCAAAGTCTCGGCCATATCCCAAATTTGGTGAAAAAAATTCGGCCACCACTTTCTTCTACGGCGCGCGCCCCGTGCTGCTGCACCGAttccggattttggaaattcaaaCGATTTAatctcaacgcacaaatcgtTTGGCTTCTCTAGTACGATCCAAGTGAGGAACATATTATCTGATCGTGGACCAGATTTGACGATCAAGAGGAGGAAAATCCGTTCGTAAGAATATGCAAGAAGAGCCATCTCCACTAACCCCAAATTGGTTTGGTATCCAGCGTTATATACGTGCATGTATAAAAACTAAACACTCGATGAATGTTAAATAAACATACTACACCCAAAGATTGTTTGGAACGTCGAAACTAAATTTTTAATACTTCCACTGCACCTTGAGTATGAGAAAACAGTATACCAACATTAAcaacaatttatttttattttatattaatattgaattagttttcctttaaaaatattataaattgttAAGTTGTGACttgtattattataattatcttTTTGTTACTAActgttattaaaatattatgattgtGGAGGTAACTTTGATgaaattattagtttttttgactttttttgtATAGTTATTAGAATTGAAAATATGCATGATATTTAGTGGATTTGTGGGCTGACTCGGATTGGAACCGAAGGTTTTGGGACGAGATGGGTTTGgaccaatttttttctttacgaGATGAGTCCATAGGATTGGCTAATCTGGTCTTAAACTTGATATGTTGTCATAGCTTATACATATTTGAAACTAATTATCTCTTAGTTTGCATCTCCAATCGTGTTTGAATTTGATCCTCGTTCTTCcatttttttataacaataaAACCCAATATCACTGTCGTTCGATGCTCACTAGATAAAAATCTCATGACCAAcaattgaatatttatttactcCACCAACTTAGACATTAAGCGACTTTCAATTCATTCCACTCGCATTTGTTAAGAGTGGATGCCTAAGTGGACCACTACAAAACTGTGAACGAATTGGCCTATCCTTGTCTCGGGTTAATTAATATACTTATCATTCTATACAGTGGAAAGCTAGCTTTGCTAATAGGATGCCATTGTCTTCGAATCGAGCcgttaaatatattaatttttattctaatatagacatgattgatccgtttcacgaataaagatccgtacattgtgtttaatttaatttaagataataaatatatatactatcaataatatatattagtcACCGGACACACACACATTCCACAAAGTTTTTAAATTGAAAGttacaatatttttcaaaattaaatatgacataaaatttaacaagatgattttttttttttacaattgtaaaatatgaaaatttaaacatactctacaaaactaaatatataataGAACTAAATATTTGAATGGACAGttttggaattaagaaaaatacTTCTAAATCAACCTTCTTGCTTTATTAATACTAGTAAATTATGCAGTAAATCAACatgtataaaattataatcataatttatgtcagatttttattattttattaaacgcTTAATTTTATGTGTAATTTAATAATGATTGATAGAACTTAGTAGAGATCATAGTACAATTTGAAATGagtaatattgaaaataagttgCTGCAATTTTGAGAAACGACCCTTGGATGATCCCTTCAGTCGGATACGACGTCCTCGTAAAATATGAGAGACCCAAACGATCAAAACCACGTATGGAAATTGGACAAAGAAAGCACTCTCCGTGATATTAATACAAAATTACAGTACACGACTGACTGGTTACAGATGATTTGCTGAAATCCTCAAACAAGAAGCTATGCGAGTTCTAGAGCTATACAGAGGCAGAACTCTGTTAAGTTCCTTATTATACCTAATCcctataaacaataaataaactcTTGTTAGCCTATCATATTGTGGCAAAAAGGGAAAGAATGAAAGAGATCGCCCATTGGCTGCATAAACATCTTGCTTTCGTCTTCATCCATAGCCCACAAAGTGTCATTTGGGCAATAATCCCATATCGGAGAGGCCACTGTTTGGTATGTAAGATTGCAATTTCCTTCATTAAAATCAAGATAATTGAATATTTCATCCATAGTGTTGGAGCCATCTTCTAACTCTAAGACAGTCTTCTTTTTGCCCATGTCAACAAGAAAATCGAGCCCTCCCATGTCGTAAAAGCTGCATTCCTTAGTCTCAGTACCTGGGTTAGATTCGACGGTGGGGCTCTTGGATCCGGAGGAGGATGAGGAAGAGTTGGAAGATGATGAAGACGAAGATATTCCCTTTTTCCTCTTTTCTTGAGCCTCTTTTCTCATGTGAGTCCTCCAATAGTTCTTAATTTCATTGTCTGTGCGACCGGGCAATTTTCGAGCAATTCTCGACCACCTATAATTATTAGACAGGCATCACATGGAGATGATAGAATGGATAGAAGAATCGAAAATTTGACTCTAAAGTCAGTAATATGACAACTTTTAGAGAACCTTAATACGAAAGGCCTGTAACATGACTATGTTTAGGAAATGTTAGAAACAGAGTTGGACTATACATACACAAGAGATTTCTATCAGTAACAAATAGAACCTTAAACTTAACCCGAAAACAGGTAACatccaacaaaataaaaaaaaacatgataaataatattaaactgGATCTAAGCAAGATTTCCATCAACATCAAGCAGAAGAACCAGAATTACAACCGGAAATATAGTAACATGTTCATAAAATTTAACaatccattaaaaaaaaaatagaagatgaaCCAAAAGCATAACCCGAAAACAGCTAACATGAAGAAATGATAAGAAGACATAACTcatatttaaacaataaattcacAACAGCAGCAAATAAAATATGAACCAAGAACTTAAACTAGAAATGGTACACCATAAAATGTTCAGAAAGTAtatcatcagccaccaatctcagacacacacacacactgacACAAAAAAGATTATCACAAATTAACAACCCAAAAAAACAAGtaataaatcaagaaaagtATCATACATAAACCAGAAAATCAGGGTCATTAAAATAGCAGAAAGAAACTCTAATCaattcaaaaacataaaatcattaaaaaccTGTTTCCCCATTTCTTATGAAGCTCAACAACGAGTTTCTCTTCATTGGGTGTCATCTTCCCCCTTTTCAGCCCAGGATTCAGATAATTAACCCAACGCAACCTGCAACTTTTCCCAGTTCTTTTCAGACCTGAGAATCAAATGAAATTTTTAGGGTATTTGATCTCtctacataatttttttttttcatctggGCTCCTTGGAATTCGAAATTCCATGCCCAAAAATTTACCTATATATTGATCTGTCTCCCGCCACCTTCAAACCTGAAACATTAGCTATGAAATCCCATCGACGATCCCCAAACAACTTCACGTAAAACACAAGCTGGACATCTTCTTGTTCAGTCCAGGGACCTTTTTTTGCATCTTCTTTCACCATTTTTTCCCAATTCTCGCCACTTTTTTCTCTCCTACTTTTGGATCCTAAGGTGAGTTGTATACTGCACTAGTATTTATATATANTTCAAGGATACATTGTCAAATCAACCGCACCACCTAGatcatattgttttttttataaaattttacctaaaataataaatggtgatttgaaagaaaaaaaatttgacatacaaaaattcttatgagacggtctcacaaatcaattttatgatatggATATCCGATCAGACCCtactcatgaaaatattaatttaatgtcaaaattattattattaattgcaAATATGAATCAAATCGACTCGTTTTACATATAActactcattttaaaataaaataatattttattgttctAGACAGACACCGCATGTGTCCAACAATCAACCACAACCGTTTGAACATTCCTCGACAGTTTTCCCTTATCCAAGTTCAGCCGTTAACATGCAACATAATACAGCACTCGAGTTACATCAtgttggagatttaataaaaaaaaaatttataaatcatgtgattaaatccatatatcacaacacgccaggaattcatgtcgaattatcagaaaatatgaATAACTATAAACACGTACCAGAATCCATTGATTGATCTAGCGTCAGAGTTATGGATCTTCCAAGACAACAGAGAATCGACCACCTTATTCTTGCTTTTGATGGGAGAAGGAGAGATATCTAAAATACGTGTGCCGTATGTATTCTGTGTTATCTTCTATGTGCCTTAGGGACCATAACTTTATATAACCTTAGCAGTCTTCAACCCATCATAGAAGACCTAATTGGGCTGGGTTTCTATACATAAAGTAGAccataccaatttatttaataatttggaaACCCACTTTATTGGGTTCTTTATTAGATAGCTTGTccatgtacaattaattaaattatgtgagcccacaaaataattccaacaatctcccacttgggcCACATAAGTTATCCGGATATTGTACATGCAAAAAACTGGATTGAGCTATTGCTATCTAAACCAAAATATTCCTTAACAATCTAGTATATCAATTATACCAATATTGAACCAAAGCAGTCATCACTACATTTAAAATCACTAGACCCATCAATGATCACAATAttagcataatcaataacatagaTCAAGTATGGATGTGTAGCATGAAAATACATAAATGTGATCAAGAATAAAACCTTTGTTTCCAACTGGTCCTCTTAATGACTCAAAGAGTCCAATAACAAACTTTCAACCAAATGCTAAACCGCAATGAAAGTCATCACTTTATTTCAGAGTAATTCAAATAAACCTTAGTCTATACAGAAACTTAAATCATGTCAAATGAGTCAACGCTTAAACCGAATACAAACTCTCACTGTACATGCATATTAACTATATGGACAACACCAATGTGTGTCACATGCCCAAAAATCTTGGGTGGCCAACCCATGACAAACGCATCCGCAATATAGAGTTTGCAATAACATGCTCAATTGACACACAACCACTCTGAATTATTTCCTTCCAATTAGAAACTTCATGTCAATATCTTTTGACTTTGACAAGTTTCAGTTGttcttttaaatataatatagcgGCTTTATTATCACAATTGATCCTCAATGGTTTCTTAGACCAATGATCATTA encodes the following:
- the LOC140979571 gene encoding transcription factor MYB59-like isoform X2, which gives rise to MVKEDAKKGPWTEQEDVQLVFYVKLFGDRRWDFIANVSGLKRTGKSCRLRWVNYLNPGLKRGKMTPNEEKLVVELHKKWGNRWSRIARKLPGRTDNEIKNYWRTHMRKEAQEKRKKGISSSSSSSNSSSSSSGSKSPTVESNPGTETKECSFYDMGGLDFLVDMGKKKTVLELEDGSNTMDEIFNYLDFNEGNCNLTYQTVASPIWDYCPNDTLWAMDEDESKMFMQPMGDLFHSFPFCHNMIG
- the LOC140979571 gene encoding transcription factor MYB59-like isoform X1, with the translated sequence MVKEDAKKGPWTEQEDVQLVFYVKLFGDRRWDFIANVSGLKVAGDRSIYRLRWVNYLNPGLKRGKMTPNEEKLVVELHKKWGNRWSRIARKLPGRTDNEIKNYWRTHMRKEAQEKRKKGISSSSSSSNSSSSSSGSKSPTVESNPGTETKECSFYDMGGLDFLVDMGKKKTVLELEDGSNTMDEIFNYLDFNEGNCNLTYQTVASPIWDYCPNDTLWAMDEDESKMFMQPMGDLFHSFPFCHNMIG